A genomic region of Acidobacteriota bacterium contains the following coding sequences:
- a CDS encoding uridine kinase, whose translation MKDELLTALGKTLVSGSLTDDRVLAETSTQPVVQILPQANVLKIGGQSFIDRGRSAVFPLIDEVVENLGRHEMILATGAGTRARHAYSVGIDLGLPTGVLSVLGTFVSMQNARMLHYLLAKHGIPFIEPVQFPQLPLYLAERGAVIFFGMPPYTFWHRNPEVGRIPPHRTDTGAYLISEVFGARSMIYIKDEEGLYTADPKKDKHAKFIPQVTVSELLEMDLQDVVVERSVLHLMQSAQNRHSIQVINGLVPGNLTRALAGEAVGTTITADS comes from the coding sequence GTGAAGGACGAATTGCTTACCGCCCTGGGAAAGACGCTGGTCTCCGGCTCTTTGACGGACGATCGGGTGCTGGCCGAGACGTCGACCCAACCGGTGGTTCAGATCCTGCCGCAGGCAAATGTTCTCAAGATCGGCGGCCAGAGTTTCATCGACCGCGGTCGATCGGCGGTTTTTCCCCTGATCGACGAAGTGGTCGAGAATCTAGGCCGGCACGAGATGATTCTCGCCACCGGCGCCGGCACTCGCGCCCGCCACGCCTACAGCGTCGGAATCGACCTGGGGTTGCCCACCGGAGTGCTGAGTGTCCTCGGCACCTTCGTGTCGATGCAGAACGCCCGCATGTTGCACTATCTGCTGGCGAAGCACGGCATCCCGTTCATCGAACCGGTGCAGTTCCCGCAGCTTCCCCTCTACCTGGCGGAACGCGGGGCGGTGATCTTCTTCGGCATGCCGCCCTACACCTTCTGGCACCGCAATCCGGAGGTCGGCCGGATCCCGCCGCACCGCACGGACACCGGCGCCTATTTGATCTCCGAGGTCTTCGGGGCTCGCTCGATGATCTACATCAAGGACGAAGAGGGGCTCTACACGGCAGATCCCAAGAAGGACAAACACGCCAAGTTCATTCCCCAGGTCACCGTTTCCGAGCTGCTGGAAATGGACCTTCAGGACGTGGTGGTGGAACGCTCCGTCCTCCATCTGATGCAGAGCGCCCAGAATCGTCATTCGATCCAGGTGATCAACGGCCTGGTGCCCGGCAACCTGACCCGTGCCCTCGCCGGCGAGGCCGTCGGCACGACCATTACGGCGGACTCCTGA
- a CDS encoding class I SAM-dependent methyltransferase, translating into MDPTSFDRQAPTFDARAGLPDGALAAMARAVAVEVLSPAAGWLVEVGAGTGRLGRRLEEACGAYVAFDGSFEMLSRTTWASAPRVQADGRKPWPFADGSARAVFASRALHLFEPEHAARQTMRLLGPRSGTALLLASRRRAAESVSERLRREMRRRLAKQGIFGKARGRFEKRLFEHCCQQGAAVIEPVAVSSWNSTVTPADAIANWRSKEGLAGRAVSPAVQAEVLEQLTAWAETEFGDLAEPREVTMAYVLTGVRWS; encoded by the coding sequence ATGGATCCCACTTCCTTCGATCGTCAGGCCCCGACCTTCGACGCTCGAGCCGGCCTGCCGGATGGCGCCCTCGCAGCGATGGCCCGAGCCGTCGCCGTCGAGGTTCTTTCGCCTGCTGCCGGCTGGCTGGTGGAGGTGGGCGCGGGTACCGGAAGACTGGGCCGCCGCCTCGAAGAGGCATGCGGCGCCTATGTGGCCTTCGATGGATCTTTCGAAATGCTGAGCCGAACCACCTGGGCGAGTGCGCCGAGGGTCCAGGCCGACGGGCGGAAGCCTTGGCCCTTCGCGGACGGCTCGGCTCGGGCAGTCTTTGCTTCCCGCGCGCTCCATCTGTTCGAGCCGGAGCATGCGGCGCGGCAAACGATGCGCCTTCTGGGCCCGCGTTCCGGAACCGCGCTCCTCCTCGCTTCCCGGCGGCGGGCGGCGGAAAGCGTGTCCGAGCGCCTGCGCCGGGAAATGCGGCGCAGGCTCGCCAAACAGGGCATTTTCGGCAAGGCGCGCGGGCGCTTCGAGAAGCGGTTGTTCGAACACTGTTGTCAGCAGGGCGCCGCGGTGATAGAACCAGTGGCCGTCTCGTCCTGGAACAGCACGGTGACGCCTGCCGATGCGATCGCCAACTGGCGTTCCAAGGAAGGTCTCGCCGGCCGCGCGGTTTCCCCCGCCGTCCAGGCCGAGGTGCTCGAACAACTCACCGCGTGGGCGGAGACGGAGTTTGGCGATCTCGCCGAGCCGCGCGAAGTGACCATGGCCTATGTTTTGACGGGGGTTCGTTGGTCCTGA
- a CDS encoding uridylate kinase, translated as MNVNDKRHHLDSLLMRESLLDKDLQERTESPVFRMLPDAHVVKIGGRSIIDGGRDTLVPIVDVIGRALDDHSLIIGAGGGVRSRHVFSIGVDLGLPTGALAPLAQADALGNAHIVGTLLAPLGVVAIPPEIFGHLLPLFLKTAPGVIFSGVPPYALWEHPPTVGRIPPHRTDAGAFLLAECFGCRSVTLVKDVDGLYDRDPNQHQDADFIPEITVAELRERPFETLPFDRVLIDILDAARLLDSFQIVNGLHPERVLAALAGEHVGTIVRAN; from the coding sequence ATGAATGTGAACGACAAGCGTCACCACCTCGACTCCCTCTTGATGCGCGAGAGCCTGCTCGACAAGGATCTGCAGGAACGCACCGAAAGCCCGGTGTTCCGGATGCTGCCGGACGCCCATGTGGTCAAGATCGGCGGCCGCTCGATCATCGATGGCGGCCGCGACACGCTGGTGCCAATTGTCGACGTGATCGGCCGCGCCCTCGACGACCACAGCCTGATCATCGGTGCCGGTGGCGGCGTGCGCAGCCGGCACGTCTTTTCGATCGGAGTCGATCTCGGTTTGCCCACCGGCGCCCTGGCGCCCCTCGCGCAGGCGGACGCCCTGGGCAACGCCCACATTGTGGGCACCTTGCTGGCACCGCTCGGCGTGGTGGCCATTCCGCCGGAGATCTTCGGTCACCTGCTGCCGCTGTTTCTCAAGACGGCACCCGGCGTGATCTTCAGCGGCGTGCCGCCGTACGCCCTGTGGGAACATCCACCGACGGTGGGCCGCATCCCGCCACACCGGACGGACGCCGGGGCTTTCCTGTTGGCGGAGTGTTTTGGCTGCCGCTCGGTCACCCTGGTGAAGGATGTCGACGGTCTTTACGATCGCGATCCGAATCAACACCAAGACGCGGATTTCATCCCGGAAATCACCGTCGCCGAGCTGCGGGAGCGCCCCTTCGAGACGCTGCCCTTCGATCGGGTATTGATCGACATTTTGGATGCGGCGCGCCTGCTCGACTCTTTCCAGATCGTCAACGGCCTCCACCCGGAAAGAGTGCTCGCGGCGCTCGCTGGGGAGCACGTGGGAACGATCGTTCGGGCGAACTGA
- a CDS encoding RNA polymerase sigma factor, translating into MRRAREARQDSALPAESARDGPLRREGRCSREALLKAARELQRSRGANENYTLIYDCLYPKIERFLYRKGVSSFADREDLTQIIFYRIYRRVGTFRGESSLETWVFRIARNAYYEWTKRLRPVDPVPEDFELEDRRGRSPDKDAVTEEWWRRVVRCIQKLPRQQRRCLILKAYGFSLKEIAARLGIAPNTVGVHLKNGRSKLAKGLK; encoded by the coding sequence ATGCGGCGAGCACGAGAGGCTCGTCAGGATTCCGCGCTGCCCGCCGAATCCGCGAGGGATGGACCGTTGAGGAGGGAGGGGCGGTGCTCGAGAGAGGCTCTGCTCAAGGCCGCCCGGGAGCTGCAGCGGAGCCGCGGTGCGAACGAGAATTATACCCTCATCTACGACTGCCTCTATCCAAAGATCGAGCGATTCCTCTACCGGAAAGGCGTTTCGTCCTTCGCCGACCGTGAAGACCTAACCCAAATCATCTTCTATCGAATCTATAGAAGGGTAGGGACCTTTCGCGGCGAGAGTTCGTTGGAGACCTGGGTCTTCCGAATCGCCCGCAATGCCTACTACGAATGGACCAAAAGGCTCAGGCCGGTGGATCCAGTTCCGGAAGACTTCGAGTTGGAGGACCGCCGTGGGCGATCACCGGACAAAGACGCCGTGACCGAGGAATGGTGGCGCAGGGTCGTCCGGTGCATCCAGAAGCTGCCTCGCCAACAGCGCCGGTGTCTGATCCTGAAAGCATACGGATTCTCTTTGAAGGAGATTGCGGCGCGCTTGGGGATCGCGCCGAATACGGTGGGAGTCCACCTCAAGAACGGGCGAAGTAAGCTCGCAAAGGGTCTGAAATAG